TATGGCCGTCGGCACCGGCAACAAAAAAGCGATTGTAATTGACGTACTGGTTGTAGAGATGAACTTGCGAACCGTTGACCTCGCCCGTGACCTTCGGAACACGCCCGTAAGTGTTGTGCCAGTAATTGTTCGCATAGGTCAAGCGCGCATCTTCGACAAGCGCCATGTAAGGGTCGGTTCCCCAGCAGTTATATTCATTCGCACCGTCAAAATCCAAATAGCTGATGGTTGCGTTATCGACAAATTCCATATCCATGCCATCAGAAATCCACTTGTAACTGATATGATCCGCCCAGAAATTTTTGACGTGCTTATCGGCGGTGCCCACTGTTTCAAGACCGTCGCCGCCTTCGATCAAGTGCGGGTTCACATCGTAAATGGCGAGGTTGCGGTAAATGTGGTTGCTTGCACCTTCGTTTGTACGCACCGCAATAGCAGCACCGCGCAAGTTCGCGCCTCGACCCATGCCCACCAAACTCTTGTTCGCCTTGGTCGTAATCCAGTTATCCCACTTTTGCAAATTTTCGCTTTCCTGCACAATCTGCACTCCCGCTTCCGTCAAATCGCTGCAGCTGTTCGCCTTGAATGTGATGCGGTAGAAGGTGTTGGTCTTGCCGGTCACGCGGTTCTTTTCGGTACAAGCCGTTTTGCACCAAGTGCGGCCCTTGCTTTTCGCTTCGGTAACAGCGTTGCGGAACTGCCTGAAATCGTACGTACCTTCGGGCACGAGGATTGTCACGGCTTCGTTACTTTGTAAATACTTTCGGATGCTCGTGGAATCGCTAGCGATAACAATTTTGCCGGCATCGCCGCCCGTTGCAGAAGCACCAAAACCTTCCGCGTTCACGTAGAACGTATAAAGTAATACCGCCATCGGATCCGTTTCGGCACTCGTCCAAATCCATTTGGCTTGTGTGTTTACAGCAAAGCCGTTCAGGGAGCCACCGCTCGGGAGTTTGTTGTTCGCGTAGTTCAGAGTTGTCGCGCCTCCCCACTGCGAGAGATCGCGGCCCTTGTTCTTCCACGAGGCGCTCCCCACGGCAGGTTTCGATTTCCAATCCGCGCCAGAATAGTAAGACTTGTCGAGATCGTCAATCTGCACCAAAACGCCAGGGGCACCCTTCCCGTTCACACCCACGACAGAAATCGCATTTTCACCGGGAAGGAACGTCATCGGGACAAAACGCACGCGGCCCGCTTGGTTGTCTTCGGCCAAAAGCGCCCCATTGTGATAAAGCCTGTAGCCACCATCGGCGACAATCCAAATGCCTGGCCCTTCGCCCACGT
This sequence is a window from Fibrobacter succinogenes. Protein-coding genes within it:
- a CDS encoding Ig-like domain-containing protein, giving the protein MKGFGQIVLASVVSFFGISAVHAAEATAKIQATEVVTLPSDAAYGGGDKVGSQLVAATYNVGEGPGIWIVADGGYRLYHNGALLAEDNQAGRVRFVPMTFLPGENAISVVGVNGKGAPGVLVQIDDLDKSYYSGADWKSKPAVGSASWKNKGRDLSQWGGATTLNYANNKLPSGGSLNGFAVNTQAKWIWTSAETDPMAVLLYTFYVNAEGFGASATGGDAGKIVIASDSTSIRKYLQSNEAVTILVPEGTYDFRQFRNAVTEAKSKGRTWCKTACTEKNRVTGKTNTFYRITFKANSCSDLTEAGVQIVQESENLQKWDNWITTKANKSLVGMGRGANLRGAAIAVRTNEGASNHIYRNLAIYDVNPHLIEGGDGLETVGTADKHVKNFWADHISYKWISDGMDMEFVDNATISYLDFDGANEYNCWGTDPYMALVEDARLTYANNYWHNTYGRVPKVTGEVNGSQVHLYNQYVNYNRFFVAGADGHSANAKAYVRYENSYIDNGQGYLAEWGDNGYVYFSGVSFGKDTKQQHRYKGTVKSGIPTAETFNPSYSFEKRDVANLPKEIPTLSGVGGRYGKMPEYNQVFGQSNKAASVTLIAPAAGAKFNAGATVTLKADAKDNDGTVKSVAFYVGNTLVGTANAAPYQVSVEGVEPGMHSAVAVVTDNSGLTWMSEYVTFTVEGSAESSSSAVAESSSSAVVKSSSSVVASSSSAHAPVESSSDACVVIPGEDPESCGTIGIAPFAMQRATEAEAGFYRIFDIQGRPLFAGDRKPAKMPAAHVIVIEYTSAGKTLRHYIQ